ACTTTGTCATAGAACTCTACATTGCTAAGAAGAGTATATTTCAGAATCCTTTTCAACTAGGGAAAAGTATGCAATCTATGGTGCTCAATTCTAAGAAGTGATGAAATTTTACAGTATAAAGGCCTAACTCACTGCATGGTCAAATCCGCCCCATGGATCATCCTCTTAAACCATTTCCCTCTTCTTCTCTCATTCCCCAGTAAAGGCCTTTGGTACAGAGCAGGCCTATAAAGATTGTAGCAGTTGGTCATTATTTGTTTTACAATAGCATAGAGCAAGTACAGGCATGGGCTCTGACATACcaggggaggaagggggagacACAGACCCCAAGGAGGCACCTGAAGCCGTCCCACTCCCAAGGAGGGAAGCTCCTCTGTAGACCAGACTGCTGGTCAGTCACAGAGGAATTCTAGGTTGAAAAGCACTTAAAAATGGGTACATGACACTCAAGTGTTTAGGAGTAAAAATGTTGTTCTTAgtatactataaaatatttctagCTTTATTGAATTGAAAACATTAAGTTTAAACGCTAAACATACtcaaatacattaaaacattatccatatttttaaatatttcaacagaaaagagaaagcaaataggaaaaataaaattgtttaatctGGTTGACAGCTATATGGGTGTTCATTACAcacttttctgcttttctatatgcttgaaaatgtttataataacgTTTTTGGAGGCATGTATTGTCTTTAAGAAAAAGGGGCAGTAAACTATTTTTTCCTACCTAAGTAAATGACAAATTATTTCTCTGGACCCAGCTTTACTGAAAAGAAATGGAGCCCAAAAAACTTGATAGCAGAAATGATAGCTCTCATTATGGATGGTctagctttcttatttttaagaattgtttaaaattgttaaaagaattttaaaaattgtttagctTTCTTATTCAGTTTGACTAGAAAGCAAGTTTTAGTTGACTAAAAATCAGCTTTGAGTAAAACAGAATATAATTCTTTCAAAGACCTCAcaaatcctaaatatttattcatctagaTCATTTTCACCAAGTTGAAGGGAAGCACAGGTCTGATGCCATTTATTCTTCAGAAGATGAGACTAAAACATGGATTCTAACATAGGTCACAACAGGAGGGCACCGTAAATTAGAACAGTAACTTAATCCCAGAGGCTGCCATGCCTCTGATCGGTTTCTTCCCAGCCTGACACAGCATTACTAAAATGGCAAGGTAGCAGCCGCTCTGCTTGACAGACAGCACCAAAAATGGAGAACATGGCATGGAGACAGGGGGACAAGGAGCTTGGACAGGGAGGGTAGCAACCAGTGTTTACAAACATAAACCAGAGCATCAGATGGGCCAGCCATAAATTACCCAAGATTGTACTGaaatctctgaaaataaattaacaagcCCTTAGAAGTTTCCTCCTTATGTTCTAACTATGCCCCCCTCCCACCAACTTCCCTACAAAAATTACTCCTTCCAAAATGGTACCACTACCACTGTTGCTGAAATACAATCTTATCACCAAGGGAGGGGATTACTCAAATAAATCTGAGAGGAGAAGCCAGACCAGAATTGTTGCTTGACCCACTCAAGAATTTGGGAGAAGTCTGCTGGTCATGCCTTTGGGGAATGCCCACCCCGCCTTTCACCACAATAGTGCTATGGTATTAATCACTGGTTTACCGAGTTGAAAGGATTATGAAGGACATTCTAATACTGAcccattcctttcccttcttttccatCTTGGTCCCAATTTTAGGCCATTCTCCCAAAAGATACCAAAATGACAATGATAATTATAAAGTAGAATATAGACCCCTTCACTCCTGAActacatattttcaaagaaattccCAGATATTTGAAGAAAAGGCCCCCAAAACTACAAATAATCTAACCTCTACCACCAGAGCGTCTTCCAACTCGACCAACGCGGTGTCTCACCAACTCAAAAATGACGAGGCCTCGCAGTGGCTGCCCAGGGCGCCCAGTGGTGAGGTCAGCAGTGTGTCCGGCCCCGCCCCATTGAGGCAATCTTACTCTCTGACACTGAAGAACAAGCCCAGACTGTCTGGAATCTCAGCTGCATCCacaggaaagggagagaggcaCCCCACTTTCACCAGTAGCACCCAAGAGATTCACTTTTCAGTGACTGATGGGTCACCCCTATCCACAACTCCACCCACTGCAAAATAGAGAGTAGGGTCCACAACTCCTTCTAATCATCCTCATGATTAGAAGGTCTAGGGTCATGATTAGGAGGTCTAGGGTCATCTTGATCCGTGTTGTTTCCTCTCCTCAGATCATGCAGACACAAAAGACTTGCTTTTAATTGTGAACACCTGCTCTGCATGAGCAACGAGGAGATCATCAAGATCGTTAGCTATCCTCCTCTTTTCTCCCCAAGACAAACTATTACAAATGGGAAATTCCTAGGTaggattttctcatttgtaagagGCCAGACACACCAAGATTACGGTAAGACAATAGCGGGGTAAATATCTTGGGAATCACTCAGAGTCAACCAAACAAGAatacagaaacaataaaatatagaGCTATGCAGAGGAAATCTGAACATACTTGTGACCCCAAGAAaacccaccaccacaaccaccaccaccaggaAATGCCTAGAAGCTTCTGGAACTCTCTACATACAATTCCATCATGTTCTCCTTCCCAGCAAAGCCCACCAGCTCTAAGGAGAGATGTGCCTTTATGGTAGGGGAGCCCCATGATGACAAGTTTGAGGAGAGtagagggtgggaagaggagaTTGTGTCAATGAAATTCAGAACTATAGTTCCCAGAACACTGCTTAACAAAAGGCAGAAAGCCTCACTGGGAAGACAAGAAGGAGAATGGCAAAGCTGTCCCGTAGAGACAAAATAACTAACTTGCTCACCCACATAGCCTATTGCAATTTAAATATGCAATGTGTTCAAACTCAGCAACACTTTTGGTCAACACACTTTAGGAGACTGGTTGGAGATGTGACCCAGAAACTGTGTACCTTGGCTCACAACACAAGAGGAGAGAAGAAGATGACTATCTCTCACTACCACCACCAGGTAAAAGATGCTGAATGAGAGTGATGTACGGTGCCCCAAAAGTCAGTATCTGAGGGCAAAGAGGTGCAACTAGGCTGGACACAGGATGCAGGCTACTTGGGAAGGTTAGGCAACACGGTATGGACGGTGCTCCGAGAAGAGTGGGTGAATACTTCCTTCTGCCGGAGCTTAGTTCCACTAATCTCGGCTATTCTGCATTCAGTATACTGGGGCAAGTGACCCATTACTCCATCTTGGGAGGAGCCATGATGCCAACTGTTGTCAGGTGAGGCCAGAAAAAACAATGGGTTGGATGTAATCGGTGAACTTATACCTTATATGGAACCTTAGCATAAGAAGCTCTGCCCTTCTTCAAGGTCAATTTATGAACCACATAAAAGTCAAGCTGGTCAGAAaggtgaaaaagagaaagaatttccCACAAAAAGAACTGGTACCTGTAGGTTTACTTGTAGTTCACCATAGTTGCTCCTTCCTCTGTTCCATCAACATTGGTTAAGTCTGAGAGACAATAACTTTCCAACTAGTGATTGATTGGAATAGAGCTAGCAGACCAGGCATGACTTGAGATACCATCTGGTGTGTATAAAGCCCCTTTTTAGAAATTGAGAAAACAGTcccagagaggtgaaatgacttgcACAATGCAAATTAGAAGCCGAATTAAGGGTAGAACCCAGATCTTCTGGCTTCCAGTTCAGTGCTGCTGGGTTTTTCTTACTAAACCAACATAATAAAGAGCATAGAAGGGAAGACAAGAATAAAGTCTAGTTTGGTCTTTGGTAGCCAGGGTAAGGAGAATGCTGTCACTTCTATGAGAAAACCCAAAGTGAACCCGGCTAATCAGGACTGTGCTTGGGAAGGGAGCAGGGGCATTACCTTTCAACACCAGAGGTTCTTTGCCTTCTCTCTTCAGGGACTCGAGGACTATGTGAAGTGGCTGGGAGGGCATCACTCGGCTTGGCTCATTGGTATTCTCATCATAAACTATAATTTCTTTGGAAAAGATCCTCTTGAAAGAGTCCTTGCCTTCCCTACAGGAAATCAAGTCTAGGACAGTGATCTTGCCCTGCTGCAGTCTCCGCCGGCTGATCTTATCGGCACAGTTAATGTGGACAGCTCCTTGGATGTGACTTTTGTTGTACTCCATGAAGGGCCTGCAGTCAATGATGACAGGGCCCTGACTCGGCAGGTGACTCTTGCTGCATTTGGTCATCTTCTTTGCCAAGTCATTGGGGTAGATTATTTTGATGCTGGCTAGCTGCTTGGGGGTCCCTGACACAGGGCTGCCCACCCCACCTGATGGACTTAAAGAGCCTGTATTCTCATTATTGTTGACCATCTGGTTAGCAGGGCAGGTGGTAGAGGTTCCgatggcagtggtggtggtgccAGCAGCAATGGCTTGGGTTTGGGCCTGATTGTCCTTGTCGTAGGTTGCCACAGTGCAGCAGCTGGCACTGCTGCATCCACAATTCAGGGAGCGGGCAGAGCCGCTGGATGAGGGCATATACGTCAGATTCGCAGCCTTGAGGGACACAACGGTGGTGGCGATGACAGGAGGGTGGCTGTTACTGCCTGGGGTGGCAGAGCCAAGGTAGCTAGAGTCTAAACAAAGGTTGAGATCCTGAGGTCTGACGGGCCTAGATAGTGCCACTACTACCCTGTCGTCTAAAGGAGATGGAGGCATGAGGAGGCTGAAAACTGGCAATTCAAGAAGAACTCAAGACAGTCTGTAAAGAacgggaagggagaaagaaaggataaaGTCACGTGACACAAAAGGCAGTCTCATCCAATCCCTAGGAAAGGCCTTTGCATCCCTCTGAGCAAAGTCTTCCTAATTGCCCTTTATCATACCACCATCAAAACTTGAAactcagttttatgtattcaaaGAGGATGCAAACCTGAGGGCCCCAATCAATTTGGTTGCTAAATCTAAGGTTAAATTTGGATGTAATGTTGTAAATGTTAATGAATATTTCCTGGATCTACATAAAAGTTCAGCTGTAGAGAAGGTATAAgcacaaataattagaaaagctGAAGACAGAAGGGAGGCTCTTAAGAGGCATCTATTCTGAACCTCAGCTCTTGAGCAGAAGTACACTGCAAACATCTGAGAAAGACCCATTTGTCCACCCTTGCATGCTTGCCATTTAATTCCCTCACTCACTGCAAAGGCAAAGGGGCAACCAGGAGCACTGGCATGGTTCACAGAAATGTACAGCAGCTAAATATACATCAGAGTGGATGTCAACTTTCTGCAAATCCCCTTAAGTGAATCTCTTTAACTTGGAGCTATTCTTGCCTTCCATCCTATTGGGGTCCTTTGAAACGCACAACATAATCATATTAAAATCTCACATGTTGTCTTTTGGCTTCTTATAAATTAATCTGCATTTCCCCTTTTCACTACTAACTGGTGTCCTAAAACGAAATGTCAAGCCGTGAAGCCAGATCTGGAAACCTGGAAACCCCAACCCTGGCAGATCCATCACCCTTTGCTCTCCCACCTACCCCTACCCTCATTCCTGCCTGGAAAGGACAACTTGAGCTCACCTCCCCTCTGCATCTCCCTGGCTGGCACAGACTGTGCATCCCAGAGCTTCTCTCAATGGGAGGCAGCCACGTTGTATAAGGTTTCAATCCCATACAGATATCCCCTCTTCAAGAGTACTGACTCCATAAAGAGGACCTCCCAACTAGCCTGTACCCGTTGAAAGGGGCAGTGAATTGTTGCCCACTGGATCTATCTCTGATTTCAAATATTGTCTGCAAAAAGACGGCTCCTTCCTCTTGTAGGCACAGGGACACTCCACAACCCAGGCTTGCTAACTGTTTCTTCTTCTATTAGACACGCACACAGCAAAGACACCAAACCCCGCGCCAAGAGTCGCTCACCTAAACGAACTTTAAGAGCTGTCTGGAAAAATGCCATCTATCATTCGTCTACACACGACCGTCACCATTCTCATCCGTCTACACACGACCGTCACCATTCTCTGACACAGAACCAAAGTGTCACAGGCGGAATCCACACTCACGCGCGCACACAGGGGCACGCACCCATCACGTCGGCAGATCTCCAACGACCCGGGTTTCTCTCACCCACCTTTGGATGGGAGCGAAGAAGCCAACCCCCTTCCCTTGcgtagtatttttttctgaagagcgAGTACTATTCCAGAAGCTATAACTGTTTGCCGGTTGGACCAAGCGCTGAAAGTCTTCGCTATGGTGTTACCTGGTAGGACACGTCCAGGATCAACAGACCATTTCTTTTGAGAGGGACGCATAAGCGTGTTCAGAGACACACGCTGGGACCCACACCTCCACACAGAGTGCGCGGCTCACACACGCACGCACGGAGTGTATAGAGAGATCTGCATCCCTGCAGCAGAGGGTCGGGCGTATATACTGCCCGAGAAACCATTCAGTCTGGCCCAGAAAATCTCCCGGAGAAATACTGAGCTATCCCCTCTCCCTTCCACCACTAGGCAAGAGCTGGAGAGAAAATTAAGTGGTTAGACAATGCTTCTTCCCCACTCCTGGAGCACTTAACATCCCCCCgtcccccccaccccccttcACTCCTCGGCACACAGCGCACTAATGAATCCCGGGCATTTAAAACTGCCGCAAAGCATCCCAACAAAGCTCATTTTTTCTTCGCCCCAAATCCAAGTAGACTGCAGAGAGAGTAAatgcacagggcagcaggagccaACAGCCGGAACCTTATAACCCTACCTGCTGTAGCTCCTCCATCAGCATcgcatctctctctttctgtctgtctctgtttctctctcacacacatacacacacacaaacacacacactcacactcacgcAAGCACCGCCTTACAATCCTCCACCTCCAGTCCCGGGCTCTCAGGAGTAGTCGCGGTGACTTCCACTTACTTCATAAATAAGTGTAGTCCTCCACCATCTGGCGCTCCGCTTCAGCTATGGACTCTCACATTCAACCCCCATTCACTTGGCTTCATTGATCTCCAGCAGCAACATAGTTACTTTCTCTTTTGCTACACTGTAAATGTAAGGTTCTGAGGGGGCGGACTCTTCACCGACCGACGGCGCGTTGGACCAATAAGAATCCGAACAAAGCTGACCGCTACCTCACAAAGCCCCGCGACCAATGGGCAGCCTAGGGGGCGGGGAAGAAGGCGTGGCCTCATCTCTTTAAGGAGGGTTTATCCGACGCTGCTCTGGGTCCTCGGTGTTATAACACGGGCGGTGATGTCATTGGCAACcaatcaaaaacttaaaaagagcCAGCCGGGGCCGCGCTGAGCAGCTGCTCTCTATTTACTTGTAAACCGAACCGGCAGGATGCAGTTAACCCTTTACCAGGCTGAAGCGTCAGCGGACTGGACGCGCCGCTCCGCTAAAACTGGCTCTTCCCACTGGACGGGATCCTCCAACACTCCCTCACCCGGGGGCAAACCACGCTATTTTTCCTCGTTAATATGGACTGATGATCAAAAGTGTCGGAGTAACTTTCTAAAGGAAAGAGACTGCGATCACCGTCCCTAGTGGGAAAGCCGGGTTCTCTCCGAGTCGCTCGAGGTGACTTGACAAACCCTAAGCCAAAATTCGCGGACCTCGCCGGGTCTTCTGCGCTAGGACCAACGTAAGCGCGCAGGCAGGGGCGACGCTTCCGCTCCGAGCCGAGGCCCGGGGCCACGCGCTTAGGGCCAGAGCTTGGCAGCCGACAGTACCGGACAGGGAGGCCCTTCAGCCTCGACGCGGCCCGAGATGTCCGGACGGCCTTGCTCCGCCCGGGAAGCGTCCGCCTCCCGCCGGCCCGCAGATGTCGCTGCCCCTCCGGCTGTCCCGGCCTGACCGCCGCGCGCCGCCCTCCTGCTCACCTACTTCCGCGCCCTGGTCACGCCCCTACCTTCCCCAGGCTAACTCTCCCCGAGCTCGACCCGGACCACTAAGGCGGCGCCACTGAGGGCTGCTCGGAGGAGGAGACCTGAGTCGACGCCAGAGGCGACAAGGGACGCGCCCTGAGCAGCGGTACAGAGGCTAATCCCCTGGCCGGGCGTCCTGGGGCCCGCTACGCGCCCGCCGCCCCTCCGGAGCTTGGTTCCCCCCGCCACCTCCCCCTTTCCCGCCTGGCGCGCTGGGTTCCCGCGCCGTGCCAGCCGCGCGCAGCCCACCCGCCCCACATGCCTCGGCCGATCCCCCCCCGGTCCCTCACGGCCCCTGCCGAGGCCAGGACTGCCAGCCCGGCGCTTCTGAAACAGCCGCAGCTGGGCGGAAAAGAGCCAGAGCCGAGTGCAAATAGCTAGATTGAATGGGGCCGGAGGAACGTGGAGGAGGCGACGCCTCCTCTACCGGCTCCCCTAACTTTGGCAGGCACCAGGTAGCTGGCAGCAGCGCGCATCCCGGGAGACGACTGGGGGGCGGGGCAAGCCACCCAGTGCCTGGTCCGGAGAATATTCGTGTTAGGGAAACTGCAGGAAAGTTGCCTTGGGATACAAAAAGAAGTGGAGATGAACTACCCCAGATGAACTGTGGAGAGTCTACGTCCAAGAACCCTGAAGAAGtagagctttttcttttcttatctgtgaGAGGAGggataaaaagtgaaataattataaTGGAATAATACATTATGAGCACTAGGGAATGCTGGGCTATCATTTTTCTCCGTTACCTGATTGAATGGGGTTTGGAGGTCTACTTCAGACTCCAGGCCTAATAGTATACTAAGTAGCAGGGGCATGTTCATGTAATTGTTTTCAGGGCAGATCTGAAATCACCAGGTGTCAGACCCTAGCTAGCAGGTCAGCTGTACTCAACGAGCTGTGTAGAGAAATATCTTGGGGCGCTTCCACTTACATGCAGGCACATACACCCCAGTCCAGCTTTTCACACCAGTGTTACAACTGGCATCACATACATCTGATAGTCTTACATAGGGGAGGATTTTCTGTAACGtctgttgatgaaaagagtcaaactctgtaaaatatttgaagagatttattctgagccaaatatgagtgactacggcctgtgacacagccctcaggaggtcctcaGAACGTGCTCAAGGTGGTTGGCGtccagcttggttttatacattttagggaggcatgagacatcaatcaaatacatttaagaaatacattggttttgTCCAGAAAGGCTGGACAACTCTAAGGAGGGGGTGGGCTTTctggctataggtaaatttaaacattttctggttgacagttggttgagtttgtctaaagacctgagATCAAAGAAAGGAATGACTGGGTTAAGAGCTTGTGGGGACCAaagttttattatgcagatgaagtcTCCAGGCAGCAGGTTCAGAGAGaataggttgtaaaatgtttcttatcagacttaaagtccATGTTGATATATAATGGGGTGCATCCCACCCTCACTTCCCCTCATGGCCTGGACCAGTCTTTCAGAATAAATTTTACAAGAGTCCTACTTCAGAAAttagtccattcagatggttgccTGGGAAGGGGGGtgaggggcttagaattttatttttggtttacacctCTCTCCAtccacacaccaacacacacatccATTCACCCTCCTGATAACAGCAGAATGCTTAGGGCACACCATTTGGTTCTTAAATGTTTGAAGATCAACAGGTTATGGTCAGGAAACTTGGGTGCTGGGTAATTTCTATACAAATCAGAAAAGAACTTCCCAGAAGTTCTACCCTTGATATATCTGGAGCTGAAAGGCTGCAAGCTTACCTTTCCCTAATCGTAGACAATTATTGGAAAATTTTTCATTAACTCAGAGTTTGAGAGTTCTAAGTTCTGATTCTGACTCTATCTGTTATATCTGTTCATCCAGTCTCTGTCTTCATTTATCCATAAAATGGTAATACCCCAACTCAGAAGAAAAAGGGAACTCATTCAAGTGCTCAGGGGAAAAAAGATCCCCTGCTGATAAAAGGCattcagtggaaaaaaaattaatttacttgcTTTAGGAAATAAGGTGCCTATCTTTAAAAGTATGTGTAATCTATAAATGATGAAGTAATTGCTACTGCCTCAATATCTAAGCCCAAAGTATAGATTTATACAATTGCAGAAGAGCTCTTAACAGCTTTTCCCACAAGGcccaaaaagaaaagtaatttcaaaaagaaaggtAACTCTTGTAATGAGATGATTGTTTTATTACAGTTTCAAACTAGTAGATTATTATAATTTAGTTGACTAAGAATCTAAGCCATCCAGGTTGAAACATTGGGAAAGATGGCAAAATTCCTTATCATGTATCAAACCTGAAACATGAATAATTACTGAAACATGGAATAATTACCAGATTGTGAATATAAGCAAAGCtgtagttattttttaagttagGCATCTCTAAGCTTATATTCAAGTCATAAGACTAGTGAAAAAAAACAGATTAtagatggaatttttttccattcactACTCTTCAAAACATCTTTTGGACAAGAAGAGGTGATTTTGTTCCTGTTTTTGAGTCATAAATGTGAAAATACTACACCGAAATATACTGCCCTGAGACTTAAATTTGTAATGCTAGTCAGCCAATGGCTACGAACCTGATCTGTATGTCAATAACCAGCAGCAGAGCCTTAATGTTAGTTTCAGTCCCAAAGAAACAGTGAAGCACCTTCGTTCAATTTGGATGGTGTAACGTGATTGTATTGAGTCATATCTTTGTTCCCACAAACatcataagaaaaatattgacTGTTTCAGTGCAAAGTACTATGTATTAAAGACAAAAGCTGAAGATAACTTAGGCCAACATGTAAGATATAATATGGATAGTATTAAGCAAATGTATTAATTAAATTACTTCTTTATTGTGCACTCAAATGGTTAGGTGTGTGGGGTAATGACAGAAGGTGTGGTCTTCAAAATAATCCTCAAGGTCAAGGTAGATTTCTGGAGGTACTAGAATTAAGGCAAAGAACGGCTtggagaaaacttaaaaaataatccaGGCTAAAGATGATATCATACCAGAAGGAGTAGGGAATAAGCAATAAGCTGAAGAATAGGAAAGTGGCGTGGTAAGTGTTTGAGGTCATTGAGGCCAGTCTGGCAAAACATCCAACAATACTCGCCAGTCCTAGGGAAGGGCTGATTAAAAGGGTTCCCTGAAGGAAGGAGcttctatggtttgaatatgttcccccaaaattatatgttgaaacctaattgCCAGTGTGACAGTATTAAGAAGTGAGGCCTTTAGGAGGTGGTTAAGTCGTGAGGACAGAGGCCTCATGGAAGGGATTAGGGCCATTACACAAGGGCTTCAGGGAGTGAGTGAGTTTTCTTCCATTCCCCTGTGGGGACACAACTTTAATCCTCTCtggaggacacagcaacaaggtgCTATCTTGAAAGCAGAGATTGGACCCTCACCAGGCAGTGAACCTGCAggtggcatcttgatcttggacttcccagcctccagaactcatgtgagcaatacatttctgttccttACAACTTCCCCAATCTCagctattttgttatagcagcacaactgGACTAAGACAGTGGCTACTGCAATGATGGAAACAGAGGCAGGGCCATGTGCTTGTCCCACTATCCACATGTTTAGACACAAGAGGCCTGCAGTTCTTTCCTACAGAATTCATGGGCAGGTGTGTTTGTGACTCAGGAAAAGACTCTGAGGCATTTAAGGCTCTATATCTGTATTTTCCAGTGTGGTGGTCATTTGACACATATGTCGGCCACTCGAAGTGTGCCTAGTCTGAATTGAGGTGTGCCATAAGCTTAAAATACAAGTGGGGTCAATAGAAATGGGAGCAGAGGTGAACTGGTAGAGCCTCTGTGACCACAATCTTGTGTTCCACACCTCCACACTTGATAGATGTAGATATAGCTATGGATAGATATATGTCTTATTTGTGGGGTTCCGAAGTAAAATTTCAGTTAAAGAAAGGATCCTGGTTgggatttttttattgtggtggttctggtttttttgtttgtttgatttttgtttttttgtttttgagacggagtcttgctctgccacccaggctggagtgcagtggcacagtcttggctcactgcaatccacGCCTCCCaagatcaagcgattctcctgcctcagcctcctgagtagctgggactacaggcgcacactaccacgcctggctaatttttgtacttttagtagagatggggtttcaccatgttggtcaggctagtcttgaactcctgaccccaagatccacccacctccacctcagcctcccaaagtgctgggattacagacgtgaaccaccatgctcatcctctgttttgttttttaaacctgttccttttgtgtgtgtgtgtgtgtgtgtgtgtgtgtctgtaaagCAATTTCACTGGATGGCATGGCCAAAGCATGGGTGACCTCAGGCCCCTTTTCAAGGTTCACCCTGGCCTCTACTGATCACACAGAGGTGACTGGCTGGTTAGGAGAATTAATATGCTCCCTATCTTCATTTAGGCAAGTGGATCcctttcagttttctcttctgcttcACTGGTCCCCTATTTGTAACCCCACAAACATCTGCTGCTGTTTCTCAGAAGAGGATTCTGCCTCAGCCCAAGTGTGTGGACCATGGATgtaaacttattttcttcatgACACACACA
The genomic region above belongs to Piliocolobus tephrosceles isolate RC106 chromosome 1, ASM277652v3, whole genome shotgun sequence and contains:
- the DUSP10 gene encoding dual specificity protein phosphatase 10 translates to MPPSPLDDRVVVALSRPVRPQDLNLCLDSSYLGSATPGSNSHPPVIATTVVSLKAANLTYMPSSSGSARSLNCGCSSASCCTVATYDKDNQAQTQAIAAGTTTTAIGTSTTCPANQMVNNNENTGSLSPSGGVGSPVSGTPKQLASIKIIYPNDLAKKMTKCSKSHLPSQGPVIIDCRPFMEYNKSHIQGAVHINCADKISRRRLQQGKITVLDLISCREGKDSFKRIFSKEIIVYDENTNEPSRVMPSQPLHIVLESLKREGKEPLVLKGGLSSFKQNHENLCDNSLQLQECREVGGGASAASSLLPQPIPTTPDIENAELTPILPFLFLGNEQDAQDLDTMQQLNIGYVINVTTHLPLYHYEKGLFNYKRLPATDSNKQNLRQYFEEAFEFIEEAHQCGKGLLIHCQAGVSRSATIVIAYLMKHTRMTMTDAYKFVKGKRPIISPNLNFMGQLLEFEEDLNNGVTPRILTPKLMGVETVV